The Methanosarcina barkeri str. Wiesmoor DNA segment TTGCCATCTATAAAACTTCCTACAAGTAAACTAACAATACGGCCAATCGAGGAAATTATCATATGAAGGATAGTACCGCGCACCTTTCGCACCCTACTGCCGTGCTCGCTTTCATTCTCGCCAGCTACTTGATGATCGCATTCGACATCTCAGTCGTCATTACAGGGCTCCCGGAGATTCAGAACAGTCTTGGTTTCTCAGCCACCGGACTCTCCTGGGTGCAGAACGCCTATACACTCGTCTCCGGGGGCTTGCTCCTTCTCGGATCTCGCACTGGTGATATTCTCGGCCGGCGTCGTATGTTTATTGTTGGGATTGCGCTCTTCACTGTTGCATCGACAGCTGTTGGCTTGGCACCGTCTGCTTCCTGGCTGATTGGCGCCCGCGCTTTTCAAGGTGTTGGGGCCGCGATCCTGGCCCCGACGACACTTGCTCTTTTATCGGCAAACTTTGAAGGGGATGAGCGTACGCGTGCGTTAGCTTACTACGGTGCCGTTGCCGGTGCAGGGGTCAGTGTAGGTCTTGTACTTGGCGGCATCCTCACCAGCTGGATTTCTTGGCGTGTTGGTTTCTTTATTAATGTGCCTATAGGGATTGCCATGATTCTAGGCGCACTGCACTACCTTGCCGAAACCGAGATGCATCCGAGCCATTTTGACCTCGCTGGCGCCACAAGCTCAACCCTGGGTATGACTGCGCTTGTCTACGGCATTGTACGTTCCGCGACCGCTGGCTGGAGTGATTCTTTCACTATTGTAGCTCTCACTGCAGGCACCCTATTGCTCGTATTTTTTGTTCTTAATGAGTGGCGTGCAGAGCAGCCGATCATGCCACTACATCTGTTTGGAAATCGCGAACGTGTAGGAGCTTACTCAGCCCGTATGCTTTTCCTTGGTGCAACACTGGGCTTCGTTTTTTTTACGACCCAGTTTCTCCAGGGTGTTAATAACTACACTCCATTCAAGGCTGGACTCGCCTTTCTCCCTATGACGGTTGCGAATTTTGCAGCAGCTTTTACTATTCCAAGACTTACACGACAATTTGGCAACTCCCGCCTGCTCGCCTCTGGTATCTTTATTACACTGATGGGGATGGCCTGGATTAGTCACCTCTCTGCTGATACCCATTATCTTACCGGAATAGCACTGCCGATGGTTGTACTTGGTATCGGTCAGGGTATCACCATGGGCCCTCTCACTGCATCAGGCATCGTCGGCGTCACCAAAGAAGATGCAGGCGCTGCCTCCGGGCTTGTCAATGTTGCTCACCAGCTTGGTGGTTCATTAGGACTCGCCATTCTGGTTACCGTATTTGCCACCGCCAGCTCCACCACGCTAGATGCCCAGCAACTACTTGCACATCGAATAGCAACATCGCTCGCTGCCGGTACGGTAATGCTTGCAATAGGACTTGTCATAGTCTTTGCGCTGATCGTACGGCCCAGCAATATCTTTCGTATTCCTGGTACGAAATGATGGAAATATATGGAAAAGAATGCGAGGGCATCAACGTTACCTTGCCCACTGAGGAAATTGAAACAACGCTCAGGAAATATCCCAATACCGTCCTCTACTATAGTGAACATGAGAATAAATTTGTGGATAAAAATAAAAGAGGAGATACACACGATGAAGAAAATATCAGCGCTGGCTCTCATAATCTTGATGGGCCTCTTCCTCGCCGCCTGCGGATGCACAGACAGCGACACAACAAAGATTGACGTAAATAGTACACAGCCAGAAACACAGAACAATAGCCCCAATGTTACCGTCCCAGAAGAAACCAATTCTCCAAATACGGAAACTGAAAGTGAGAATCATACACAAACGGATTCAGCGCCAAAAAAAATTCTTGTGGCTTATTTTTCACATACTGGCAATACGCGTGTAATTGCTAATCAAATCCACGAAAAAGTCGGCGGTGATATCTTTGAAATTGTGACCGTAAATCCATATCCCACGGATTACGACTCTGTGGTTGATCAGGCAAAGCAGGAACAGGAAGATAACTACAGGCCCCAGCTGAAAACAAAAGTTGAGAACATGGACTCCTACGATGTGGTTTTCATAGGTTATCCCAACTGGTGGGGAACGATGCCAATGCCGGTGTTTACATTTTTGGAGGAATATGACTTTTCCGGGAAAACCATTATACCGTTCTGCACACACGAAGGAAGCGGCCTTGGACGAAGTGTTGAAGACATCACCGAGCTTTGCCCGCAGTCCACTATTCTGGACGGCCTTGCAATCAGAGGATCAAGTGTAAAAACTGCGCAGGATGATGTATCCGAGT contains these protein-coding regions:
- a CDS encoding MFS transporter — its product is MKDSTAHLSHPTAVLAFILASYLMIAFDISVVITGLPEIQNSLGFSATGLSWVQNAYTLVSGGLLLLGSRTGDILGRRRMFIVGIALFTVASTAVGLAPSASWLIGARAFQGVGAAILAPTTLALLSANFEGDERTRALAYYGAVAGAGVSVGLVLGGILTSWISWRVGFFINVPIGIAMILGALHYLAETEMHPSHFDLAGATSSTLGMTALVYGIVRSATAGWSDSFTIVALTAGTLLLVFFVLNEWRAEQPIMPLHLFGNRERVGAYSARMLFLGATLGFVFFTTQFLQGVNNYTPFKAGLAFLPMTVANFAAAFTIPRLTRQFGNSRLLASGIFITLMGMAWISHLSADTHYLTGIALPMVVLGIGQGITMGPLTASGIVGVTKEDAGAASGLVNVAHQLGGSLGLAILVTVFATASSTTLDAQQLLAHRIATSLAAGTVMLAIGLVIVFALIVRPSNIFRIPGTK
- a CDS encoding flavodoxin — encoded protein: MKKISALALIILMGLFLAACGCTDSDTTKIDVNSTQPETQNNSPNVTVPEETNSPNTETESENHTQTDSAPKKILVAYFSHTGNTRVIANQIHEKVGGDIFEIVTVNPYPTDYDSVVDQAKQEQEDNYRPQLKTKVENMDSYDVVFIGYPNWWGTMPMPVFTFLEEYDFSGKTIIPFCTHEGSGLGRSVEDITELCPQSTILDGLAIRGSSVKTAQDDVSEWLREIRMTE